A region from the Treponema sp. J25 genome encodes:
- the fabG gene encoding 3-oxoacyl-[acyl-carrier-protein] reductase, translated as MKKLLEGKKALVTGASRGIGKAIVEQFLAEGAEVWGLSTREPADLAERTAAAQGRLHWVVADLSQLSGIEALVEGLQKEVGGFDILVNNAGITKDGLAFRMSLEDFQKVLDVNLTAAFLIARTVGREMIRKKAGSIINMSSVVGLHGNGGQANYAASKAGLIGLTKSLAQELASRNVRVNAIAPGYIVTDMTEAIPQTAKEKLMDHIPLKRLGQPEDIAQAALFLASDMSAYITGQVISVDGGMFI; from the coding sequence ATGAAGAAGCTGTTAGAAGGAAAAAAGGCCCTGGTTACGGGGGCATCCCGGGGAATTGGGAAGGCCATTGTGGAGCAGTTTTTAGCCGAGGGCGCCGAAGTGTGGGGGCTCAGTACCCGGGAGCCCGCAGACCTGGCAGAACGGACTGCCGCAGCCCAGGGAAGGCTCCATTGGGTGGTGGCTGACCTTTCCCAGCTTTCGGGGATAGAAGCCCTTGTGGAGGGCCTCCAAAAAGAAGTGGGGGGCTTTGACATTCTGGTAAATAATGCGGGAATCACCAAGGATGGCCTTGCCTTTCGCATGAGCCTTGAGGATTTTCAGAAGGTCCTCGATGTAAACTTAACGGCGGCCTTCCTTATTGCCCGAACGGTAGGCCGGGAAATGATCCGGAAAAAAGCGGGTTCCATCATCAACATGTCCAGTGTGGTGGGGCTCCACGGAAACGGGGGACAGGCAAACTATGCGGCCAGCAAGGCCGGACTTATTGGCCTGACAAAAAGCCTTGCCCAGGAACTGGCAAGCCGGAATGTGCGGGTAAACGCCATTGCCCCCGGCTACATTGTCACTGATATGACCGAGGCGATTCCTCAAACCGCAAAGGAAAAATTGATGGACCATATTCCCCTTAAACGACTGGGCCAACCCGAGGACATTGCCCAGGCGGCTCTTTTCCTGGCGAGTGATATGTCTGCATATATCACCGGTCAGGTCATTTCGGTAGATGGCGGTATGTTCATATAA
- a CDS encoding ACP S-malonyltransferase — translation MVAKKYAFLFPGQGAQYPKMGLDLYEQSPRVRDLFALASDVAQMDMRKILEEAPEEELKRTDLSQPLITLVNLSAAAVLRERGIQPVACAGFSLGEYAALVEAGVLSVEDCFRLVVARGKAMQAVADRLTAEGASEAPSGDASGGVSSSSAGGVPGMMAVLGLSEEEVERLIQRWQKEESLPLYAANFNSPRQVVVAGTGAALSLAEERFKAAGARRVVRLKVAGPFHSPLVAEAQKAFGPLLDSVPFRDPVLPLFSNVTGSLVTTGAEARALALRQIVESVRWTREEAELARLELDGVLEVGPGKVLQGLWKEIGSSVPAFGAGTWAEIEAIEK, via the coding sequence ATGGTAGCAAAAAAGTACGCCTTTCTGTTTCCCGGCCAGGGAGCCCAGTACCCCAAAATGGGGCTTGATCTCTACGAGCAGAGCCCGAGGGTGCGAGACCTGTTTGCCCTGGCCAGTGATGTGGCTCAGATGGATATGCGAAAAATCCTGGAAGAAGCGCCAGAAGAGGAGCTTAAGCGAACGGACCTTTCTCAGCCCCTCATTACCCTGGTGAACCTTTCGGCTGCCGCGGTATTGAGGGAGCGGGGTATCCAGCCGGTGGCCTGTGCGGGCTTTAGTCTGGGAGAATATGCGGCCCTGGTAGAAGCGGGGGTGCTTTCAGTGGAGGATTGTTTTCGCCTGGTTGTTGCCCGGGGTAAGGCCATGCAGGCCGTGGCGGACCGCCTGACCGCAGAAGGGGCGTCAGAGGCACCCAGCGGGGATGCCTCTGGTGGGGTGTCTTCTTCCAGTGCCGGTGGGGTGCCGGGGATGATGGCGGTTCTGGGGCTTTCTGAAGAAGAGGTAGAACGGCTGATCCAGCGGTGGCAAAAGGAGGAGAGCCTGCCATTGTATGCGGCCAATTTTAATAGCCCCCGCCAGGTGGTGGTGGCGGGCACCGGGGCGGCCCTGTCCTTAGCGGAGGAGCGGTTTAAAGCCGCCGGGGCTCGCCGGGTGGTCCGTCTTAAAGTGGCCGGGCCCTTTCATTCGCCCCTCGTGGCAGAGGCCCAGAAAGCCTTTGGACCGCTGTTGGATTCGGTTCCCTTCAGGGATCCGGTGCTTCCCCTCTTTTCAAATGTCACCGGAAGTCTGGTTACAACTGGCGCGGAGGCCCGGGCCCTGGCCCTCCGCCAGATCGTCGAAAGTGTTCGCTGGACCCGGGAAGAGGCCGAATTGGCCCGGCTCGAACTTGATGGGGTTCTGGAAGTTGGTCCCGGGAAGGTCCTGCAGGGACTGTGGAAAGAGATAGGAAGTTCTGTCCCCGCTTTTGGGGCGGGGACCTGGGCAGAAATCGAGGCCATAGAAAAATAG
- a CDS encoding beta-ketoacyl-ACP synthase III has protein sequence MAYEIVATGMAVPPRRVSNDELAQKLDTSDEWIRSHTGIGNRHIADEHTAASDLAVQAAQSALHMLVERDPSLGGSYEAAVQSLDMVVVATATPDFYGFPSTACLVQDRLGAHRAGAVDVVAGCTAFIYALETAAGMLALKDSRRRALVIGAEILSKVTNWQDRSTCVLFGDGAGAVILEKTDAPTKGQGRRGLLRSILGSDGSGGEHLILRRGGSRNPYRAGETLDLPPVIEMNGRAVYNFAVKAVTDTIDALLTEEGISVEDLAWIVPHQANARIVQAAAKRFGIPEEKFFLNIEEYANTSAASIPIALDEMNRSGKLHRGDLILMVGFGAGLTYGGNLLIW, from the coding sequence ATGGCCTACGAAATTGTTGCAACGGGCATGGCGGTGCCCCCTCGTCGGGTAAGTAACGATGAACTAGCCCAAAAACTTGATACTTCTGACGAATGGATCCGATCCCACACCGGGATAGGGAATAGACACATTGCGGATGAACACACCGCTGCGAGCGACCTGGCGGTGCAGGCCGCTCAATCGGCGCTTCACATGCTCGTAGAACGGGACCCTTCCTTAGGGGGAAGTTACGAAGCGGCTGTTCAATCCCTGGATATGGTGGTTGTCGCTACGGCAACCCCTGACTTTTACGGCTTCCCTTCTACGGCCTGTCTTGTTCAGGATCGCCTGGGGGCACATCGGGCGGGGGCCGTGGATGTGGTGGCGGGATGTACTGCTTTCATCTATGCCCTTGAAACGGCGGCGGGCATGCTTGCCCTTAAGGATAGCCGCCGACGGGCCCTGGTGATTGGTGCGGAGATCCTCAGTAAGGTAACAAACTGGCAGGACCGGAGCACCTGTGTGCTCTTTGGGGATGGGGCTGGCGCGGTAATCCTTGAGAAAACCGATGCCCCCACGAAGGGACAGGGCCGGCGGGGGCTGCTCCGTTCTATCCTGGGTTCCGATGGCTCCGGTGGCGAGCACCTTATCCTCCGGCGTGGGGGAAGCCGCAACCCCTATAGGGCAGGGGAGACCCTGGATCTTCCTCCGGTTATCGAGATGAATGGCCGGGCCGTATACAACTTTGCGGTTAAGGCCGTCACCGATACCATCGATGCCCTGCTCACCGAAGAAGGGATCTCCGTGGAAGATCTTGCCTGGATCGTGCCGCACCAGGCAAACGCCCGGATCGTCCAGGCTGCGGCAAAACGCTTTGGCATCCCTGAAGAAAAGTTCTTTTTAAACATTGAAGAATACGCGAATACTTCGGCCGCTTCTATCCCCATTGCCCTGGATGAGATGAATCGATCCGGTAAACTCCATCGGGGAGATCTTATCTTGATGGTGGGTTTTGGAGCAGGTCTGACCTATGGAGGGAATTTACTCATATGGTAG